From Alloacidobacterium dinghuense:
CGTATGAGGAGCAATGTATGTCGGCTGATAAGACGTCGCATTCCGATCTTCCGTCGATAGAAAGGGAAGAGCAACGAAGCAAAAGAGTAACAGGCGATCCAGGCCGGAACGGCATCACGCGCCGCGGTTTCCTCAAGGGCGCTGGATTGACAGCAGCTGGCAGCACGTTACTCGAGGGAGTCCACGCCTTTGGCAGCGACGTTTCGGACGGTTCAAAGCATGGCGTTACGGAAATCGGCCCTGGCCTCACTTCCATCAAGTTGAGCGTGAATGGCAAGGAACATGCCATCGAAATTGAACCTCGAACGACGCTGGCGGAAGCCTTGCGCATCCAGATGGGTATGACCGGCACCAAAGTGATCTGTGATCGGGGTACGTGCTCGGGCTGCACTGTATGGCTCGATAAAGTACCGGTAAATAGTTGCATGACGCTTGCTGTCGATGCCATTGGCCATCAGGTGACAACCATCGAAGGCCTTTCTGTGAACGGAAGTCCTCATCCGCTCCAAGCAGCGTTTGTGAAGCATGATGCTTTGCAGTGCGGCTTTTGCACTCCGGGCATGGTCATGAGTTGCGCAGCACTACTTGAAAAAAATCCAAATCCTACGACGCAGGACGTTCGTCGTGCAGTCGCCGGTAATCTCTGCCGTTGTGGTACTTATCCTAGAATCTTCTCGGCCACGCTTGAGGTGGCAGGCAACAGCCGCAAGGCATAGTGGAGGAGCATCATGGCAATTCACACGAGTGAAAACGCGCTGCTCCAGGAAGCAGATAGCCCGGATAAGACAACTGCTGACAAGAAGACCGTGATGATGCCAGTTGGCGTGCCCGGATATACCCTGCAAGATGAGCCGCGCGAGATCCCTTCCGACGAGCCGCCAGTGTGGCCGGTTAACAAGGATCTGAAATATGTTGGCCGCGCGGTGGAGCGTTGGGACGGCCTGGCCAAAGTTTCAGGCCGCGCACGCTACACTGCCGACATTCAGTTGCCGGGCATGCTGTACGCAAAATTCGTGAATGCATCTGTGCCTCACGCCAAGATTGTCTTCGTCGATACCTCAGCGGCGGAGAAGTACCCTGGTGTCAAAGCCGTTCACGTGATCGAACACGTAATGGGGGGAGCCGTTCTCCGCGATCCTTCTCTTGAGCAGACAAAGTATCCGGTCGTGCGTTATGCCGGCCAGCCCGTTGCGGCGGTGGCGGCTGTGACTCCTTATGCTGCCGAGGAAGCAGCTTCGCTTGTGAAGGTTCAATATGAGCCGATGCCCTTTGTTGTCGAATTGGACAAGGCGCGCGCGAAAAATGCAGCTCTGGTTTTTCCAGGTGTGGCCGATCAGGCAGGCACTGCGGGCGGCGGTGGTGGACCCCATGATGTTCCACAAACCGGCAATATTCATGGACCGTCGGTCAAGAAAGTCGGCGATATAGATCAAGGCTTTAAGGATGCGGATGTTGTTGTCGAGGGTCACTACATTACGCAGGTCCAGACGCATTCTGCTCTCGAAACACACGGCGTAGTAGCCGACTGGAAGCCCGAATTACTGACAGTATGGGCCTCGACGCAAGGCACAGCGAGCGTGCGCGAGGAACTGGCCGCCTTCTTCAAAATTCCAATGCCGCAAGTGCGCGTGATTACTGAATATATGGGTGGCGGCTTCGGCGCCAAATTCGGAGCAGGGAATCCAGGAGTGGTGGCGGCAGCTCTCTCGAAGAAAACTGGTGCGCCGGTTCGGCTCATGCTTGATCGCGAAGAGGAGCATCTGTCTGTTGGCAATCGTCCCAGCTCCGATCAAGTGCTGCGAATCGGAGCAAAGAAGAGCGGTGAAATAACTGCCATTCATCTTGTCAGTTACGGCACAGCGGGATGTGGCACCGGGGCTGGGTGTGCAGGACCGGCATCCAACCTTTATAAGTACGCAGCTCTGCACACCGAGGAGAACGATGTATTCATCAATGCCGGTCCGGGAGCGGCCATGCGTGCGCCAGGACATCCGCAGGGAGCTTTCGCACTGGAGCAGACAATCGATGAACTCGCCGTGAAGCTTGGAATGGATCCCATCGATCTCCGAGATAAAACCGACATTCATCCAGTGCGCCGCGTTGAGCGACAGATTGTGCGCGAAAGCGATCTCTGGAAGGCACGCATTCCAAAAGCTGGCGCAGATACTGGCCCTATGAAGCGCGGCGTAGGTCTCGCGCAGTCTGTATGGTATCGGTTCGTCAGCATGAATTCTGCTGCCGAAGTCCGTGTGCATAAGGATGGCTCTCTCGAAGTTCTCTCCGCGGTGCAGGATATTGGTTCGGGCATAAAGACGGTTATGGCGCAGATTCTGGCGGAACAATTCGGTGTGCCCCCGTCGCAGGTTGTCGTCAAAGCGGGTGACACCAACTATCCGCCCGGCCCGAACTCGGGTGGAAGCGTGACTACGCTTTCGCTGACTCCCGCGGTTCGTGACGCAGCTTGGCAGGCATCACAGAAATTCCTCGCAGACATCGCACCAGCCCTTGGTACAACGCCTGGAGACCTGGTGCTAATTGACGGCGATGTCAGGAGCAAGTCCGGCAAGTTTCAACCGCTTAGTTTCCGCCGTGCCGCGGGCAAAATGACGACCGATCAGATTACAGTGCAGGCCAAACGGATTCCGGACTACGACAAGAGTAAGTACTTGACCTATGGTGGTGTTGATGTGGCAGAAGTTGAGGTGGATACAGAGGTCGGGCGCATTCATGTGAAGCGTGTTCTATCTGTACATGATTGCGGGCGGCCCATGAATCCCTCTTTGGTCATCAGCCAAATCAACGGTGGAATCATCCAGGGAATGTCCTACACACTTTTCGAGAATCGTCTGTTGGATCCAGCCTACGGCCTGATGGTGAACCCAAATCTGGATATGTATAAGATCGCCGGCTCGCGTGAAGTTCCTGAGATTGAGGTGAAGCTCGTCGAAGCCTACATCGGTCAAAGTTCAACGGATGCGTCGGGCATTGGCGAAGCGGCAGGCGTTGTCTCCATAGGAGCAGCTATTGGGAATGCTGTCTATAACGCGATCAGAGTCCGCATCCGCCAGATGCCCATGACACCGGCGGTGGTGCTGGCTGCGCTACGCAAGCCCGAGCCGGAGAGGGAGTTGGCATGAACAGTTTCGTACTCGCAAATTGCACAACGGTAGATGGCGCTCTATCGCAGCTAAGGGATGGCGCAGTCATCAAAGCGGGTGGCGTAGATTTGCTCGACCGCATGAAGATTGGGATCGAGCAGCCATCGAAACTCGTGAATATCCGAAGCATCTCTGGGCTGCGTGGAATTCACCAGACAGACAGTGGACTGACCATCGGAGCGCTCACTACTCTCTCCGAAATCAGCGAGCATCCCGTGATATGCAAGCAATACCAAATTCTCTCCGACGCCTGCGGGAGCGCAGCAACTCCACACATTCGCAATATGGCAACACTGGGCGGCAATCTGCTTCAACGAATACAGTGCTGGTACTACCGTTCTGCGGATTTTGAGTGCCTGCGAAAAGGCAAAGATATGTGCTTCGCTTTTGACGGCCTCAATCAGTATCACGCCATTATGGATTATGGCGCCTGTCCTGCGGTCGCCCCCTCTTCTGCAGCCGTGGCTCTGCTTGCCCTGAATGCCAGTGTCGAGCTTAATTCGACGAAGCGAGGTAAGCGGGTCCTTGCTGTTAAAGATCTCTACGTTACTGGTGAAGACGATCCGACAAAGTTCACTGCTGTCGGACCTGACGAACTTCTGACATCGATCATGATTCCGAAGCCCGCAATTGGAACGCGCTCGGCGTATCAAAAGTATGGGGAGAAAGAGAGCTTTGACTGGGCGATTGCCGATGCCGGAGTTCTTCTCGAAATGGACGGCAACATTTGCCGACGGGCTGTGATTACGATGGGAGCAGCATCCCCTGTAGTGCGCCGCTCATCACAGGCTGAAGCTGTGCTATCCGGCAAGCCAATTACCGAGGCAAATGCATGGGCGGCAGGCAAGGCTGCAATGGAAGGCGCGCATCCCCTGTCAATGAATGCCTATAAGGTCGAGCTTTTTCCAGTTGCAATCTATCGCACCATTCTTCTGGCCGCAGGGCAGATGGATCGCGACCCGAGTGCGGCCGGTTAGGAGGCAATGATGAGCACAACAAATGTCAAACCGCAGCCATGCCAGTGCCTCCGAACCAAGAACCCGTATGGCACAACACCCCAGGATGCAGAATCATGGCTCCCAGGTGTGCATTCGGCCTCAAGCTACTGGTGCCTGTGCACAATGGGCCCGGCTGGTCCCGACGAGAACTATGTACATCTCGCCAGATGCGTGCCGGGGCGCAGCTGTTACCAAGCTCCGGAAGAATAGCACTGACGGCACAACAAGCAGCTTTGGCATTCTCCTAAGAAACCTGGACCGAGCACGCGTCGCTTCGTCTGAGGCAAAACTCTCAAGCTGAAATTCGCACTTACTTGATTTTTTTAGACAGGCTGTGCAGCCGTGTGTCTGCCTTGGCCGGATGTCTAGCAAAACTTGCTGGCGGCTGTTCCTCTATCGTGATCAAATTCTGCTGGACAAGACCCTAGTCCTAGAGCTACCTCACTGGAGACTATGCAACTTCAAAATGGTCTTCGATGCATCACGGTGCTCGGGCGCGGATAACTTAAGCGTGTAACTCCGTCGAGAATTGCTGTAATGTTGCTTGGACGAGCGCCATGCGAACGAGCTTGTGCTGCAACACGCATGAAAGCTCTCTCGCTCGAGTCATTTTCGATTCCGCTTAGCTTGCTGCGAGGAGGACATTCTTGTATCAGCCGGAGACGTATGCAATTACGCTCTCATTCATGATTATCAGCATGCTGTGTTGGGGTTCATGGGCAAATACTGTCAAACTTTGCCCCGAATATCGCTTTCAGCTTTTCTACTGGGACTATGTCATTGGCCTGATCCTCGGTTCTCTGCTCTGGGGCTGGACACTTGGGAGCATTGGAGGCAGCGGACGTTCGTTTGAGTTCGACTTGGCCCACAGCGGCAGCCATAGCATATGGCTTGCCGCCTTGGGCGGCATCATTTTCAACGTTGCCAACCTATTGCTGGTAGCGGCAATTGACATTGCTGGACTGGCGGTCGCCTTTCCCATCGGCATAGGTCTCGCGCTGGTAGTAGGAGCCGTCGGCAGTTATTTGGTCTCACCCGCGGGCAATCCCGTCATGTTGTTCAGTGGTATAGCTCTTGTGGTGACGGCAATCGTGCTGGATGCTGCTGCATATCGTCTCCGAGAGGCGACACAGCAGAAGATGAGCGGGCGTGGCGTTATTCTCAGCCTCGTAGCTGGGCTGCTTATGGGCTGTTTCTATCCTTTCGTCTCGAAGGCGATGAGCGGTGTAGATGCTCCCGGTCCTTATGCGACATCATTTTTTTTTGCTCTAGGAGTGGCGGCCTGCTCTGTCGTTGCAAATACTCTTCTGATGCGGCATCCCCTTGACGGCAAGTCGCCGGTTGGGATGTCCGCTTATGCTTCTGCGCCGGGACGATGGCATATATGGGGAATCGTGGGAGGCGCAATCTGGTGCACAGGCGCCGTCCTGAATTTCGTCGCATCACGCGCTCATATTGTCGGTCCCGCAGTGTCGTATTCGATCGGGCAGGGAGCAACGATGATTTCTGCCTGTTGGGGTGTCTTCGTCTGGAAAGAATTCTCTTCAGCGCCGCCGCGTTCGAAGACACTGCTTGTCTGGATGTTTATCTTTTTCATCTGCGGATTGACCACAGTCGCTCTGGCGCCGGTCTTCTAGCTAAGGATCCCAATGACCTCCGTGCAGAAGCCGATTGTCGTTGTGGGCAGCATCAACATCGACCTGGTTGCGAACGCCGAGAAGATTCCGGCCGCGGGAGAAACCGTGCGCGGTACGGATTTTCAGGTTCATCCCGGGGGAAAAGGCGCTAACCAGGCAGTCGCCGTGGCTCGCCTTGGTTATCCTGTGCAACTCGTCGGCAAGGTCGGGACCGACTCGTTCGGGGATCAAGTGCTCTCCTACCTTCAGCAGACCGGAGTCGATGTCGAGGCAGTAGAAAAACACAGAGGTACATCAGGCGTAGCTATCATTGCGGTGTCTCCAGATGGAGAGAACAGCATCATCATCACGCCGGGAGCCAACGCGCATGTGACGCCCGACTTTCTGAACATGCATCACGGTGCTATTCGCAATGCCGGGATCGTTCTCGCGCAACTCGAAATACCGATCGAGACCGTGGAGCACCTGGCCAAACTCTGCAGCGACGAGAGTGTCCCACTCATGCTCGATCCGGCACCCGCGCGTGCGTTGCCAGACAACCTATTTCCGCAAGTGCACTGGTTTACTCCTAATGAAACCGAGGCAGCCTTCTATGCTGCGCCCACCAATCAGACACACCTATCAGATTCGGCACAGATAGCACGCGCTCTGCTAAACGCGCGAGTTGAGAATGTCGTGCTGAAGCTGGGCTCACGCGGAGCGTTCCTTGCTTCCGCGAACGGCTTCTCGCATACGATTCCAGCATTCCCGGTAAAAGCAGTTGACACTACGGCAGCAGGCGACGCCTACAACGGGGCCTTCGCCACCGCACTTATGCTGGGCATGGAGCCGGTCGAGGCTGCCCGCTTCGCAGCAGCAGCGGCGGCCATTTCGGTCACCCGTCCCGGTGCCCAGCCTTCCATGCCGACCCGCGCCGAAGTGGAGGCTTTGCTCGAAACTGGAAAAGGAACATAGGCACAGATGCGTCTATCGGTTTCTCGGCTAACTCTCGTTGTCGTTCTTCTCGCGCTCCAATTACCAGCACAGGACACTCACTACGCTCAGGTGGGCCAGCAGATTCCCGCACCAGGATGCATCGCGCAGAAAGGCGCGTGGGAAGGCGGATCCAAGCCCTGCACGACGGAAGACTTCGACGCGTGGCTGAAAGACATCACGCATTGGCGGACGGAGCGCAAGATTCGCATCGGATACAGCAACGATCGCTATCAGCAGCCCGCGTTCAAGTGGGCGCAATCCGCCTTCATGCAACCGCAAATGATGGTGCAGGACCGCTACTTTTACGATCCCGTCGCTGGCAAGTACACCGTCGATCGCTACCTTGAGGATCTCGAGAAACGCTACGGAGGCATCGACGCGGTTCTCATCTGGCCCACTTATCCGAACATGGGCATCGACAACCGCAACCAGCACGACATGATCCGCTCCATGCCCGGAGGATTACCGGGCGTCCGTCAAATGGTGGCCGACTTCCATGGGCGCGGCGTGCACATTCTGTTTCCCATGATGATGTGGGATCAGGGAACGCGTGACCCGGGAATGCCGTGGCCGCAGGCCATCGCTGAAATCATGAAAGAGATCGGCGCCGACGGCGTCAACGGCGACACGCAGGATGGGGTGCCGCTCGCCTTCTCGCTGGCCGCTGACAAGTCAGGTCATCCGTTAGTCTTCGAGCCCGAAGGCAGCCCGAGTGACGAAGCCCTCGCGTGGAACGTTCTCACCTGGGGTCAGTACAAATTCGAATTCGCGCCGAAGGTCGATCGCTTCAGGTGGCTCGAGCCGCGACATCAGGTCAACATCTCCGATCGGTGGAACCGTGATAAGACTGACGATCTTCAGTACGCCTTCTTCAACGGCGAAGGTTGGGAAAGCTGGGAGAACATCTGGGGCATCTGGAACGGCATTACGCCCCGCGACGAAGAAGCCACACGCCGCGTCGCCACCATCGAGCGCGCCGTTGCTCCATTCTTTGCGAGCGAAGAATGGCAGCCTTTCTATCCCACGCACCTTTACGGTGTCTTTGCCAGCAAGTGGCCGCTCGGGCAGCAGACGGTTTGGACCATCGTCAATCGCAATGAGTACGACATTGCCGGTCGGCAGATTTCCATTCCGTACGCGCAGGGCGTACGCTACTTCGATCTCTACCACGGAGTCGAACTGACTCCGGAGCATGACGGCGATCAGGCCGTGTTGTCGTTTGCGATGGAAGCGCATGGTTATGGTGCACTGCTCGCGACTCCCGGTGAACCAGACGCGCCGATCACGCAATTGATGGCGAAGACGAAGCAGATGGCGGCGGCGCCGCTATCCGGTTATTCGCATGAGTGGAAGCCGCTGCCACAACATCTCGTAGAGATTCCGAAGACAGAGCCTGCGGCCACGGCTCCCGAAGGCATGGTGAAGATTCCAGCAGCCGACTATGTCTTCAAGGTAGAAGGTATTGAGATTGAAGGCTTCAACGACGCCGGCGTCGATGTGCAGTATCCATGGGAGGATATTCCGCGTCGCTACCATGAGCACGAGATGCACATTGCCTCTTTCTACATCGACAAATATCCGGTGGCCAACGCCGAGTTCAAGAAGTTCCTCGATGCGACGCACTACCATCCGAGCGACGATCTGAACTTCCTCAAAGATTGGAAGGATGGCACTTTTCCAGACGGATCGGGAAACAAGCCTGTGACCTGGGTATCGCAGGAGGATGCCCGCGCCTACGCGAAGTGGGCAGGGAAGCGGCTTCCGCATGAGTGGGAATGGCAATACTCGGCCCAGGGCACAGATGGGCGCATCTACCCATGGGGGAATGATTGGGATGCGAGCAAAGTGCCGGTTCCGGATCGCAGCCGGACGATGCGTGGTCCCAACGATGTTGATGCGCATCCCGCAGGCGCGAGTCCTTTCGGAGTGATGGATTTGGTCGGCAATGTGTGGCAGTGGACCGACGAATATGTTGACGAACATACTCGCGGTGGAATTCTGCGCGGCGGCAGCTATTACCAGCCACAGGGGTCAATCTGGTATTTTCCGCAGGCTTACAGAAACGATCAGCACGGCAAGTTGCTGCTGATGGCTCCGAGTTACGATCGTTCCGGAGCGCTTGGTTTTCGATGCGTGAAGGATGCCGACTGAGGGCTGTACCCACCCCTATATTTCCGGCAAATTCTTCATTTCACAGAGCTTAGTTGTATTTTGTGGCGATTTAATCTGCCAAATTATTCTATTTGCAGGAGTTAGCCGATTTCGTGTTCTAGAGGCCCGGAGCCCTATGCTCGGTACGCCTGATTTTTCCTTGCGCGAACGACCCTATTGTTCCGGCAAATTACTCATTCCACAGGCACTTACCTACACTTGACGGTGCCTTATGCGTTAAATTCTTCTATTTGCGGGATTTAGCCACTTCGTGAGTTCCAGGATTGGGATTCCTTGGATTGGAGTCCGTTGCCTTCTATATATATTTTAGCAATTTTCCCCATAATTCCCTGCACACTCGCTAATTGTGTAAATTATTCAAATTAAATCGGTTATTTGGCGATGGCCTATCGAGGGGGCTTGACAACAATTTTAAGGGAATGCTGCCGGGAGGTGGTTCCCTCCGATTGCTTCAACCCCGTCGCATCAGTTCTGCCATCAGACGGACTGTCAGATCGAGTTCGGGGATCGGGACATATTCGCGATCGCTGTGAGCGGAGCGCATATCACCCGGCCCTATGACTACAACTTCCTTCGCAATCGTGGACAGAAGGCTAGCTTCTGAACCGAATGGAATGGAAGTCTCAGAACGGCCAGTGAAGTCGGCGATTTGAGAAACTAGCGGGGCATTCGCGAGTGTCTCAAAGCCGGACTGTTGGCGGAGAGTCGTTACCTGATACTCGAATCGCGAATCCCCTCGGCGCATTCCGGCTATGATCTCCCCGATGCCATCGAGCGCCTTGTTGGCCGGCTGGCTTGGGATGGGCCTCCATTCGACCAGGAACTCGCATCGACCGGGCACGATGTTTTTTGCTGTGCCTCCTTGAATCGTTCCGACATTGAGCGTGGTGAAAGGCGGGTCGAAGAAGTTGTGCCGGTCGCTTGCCAATTCCTTGCTGAGTTCTTCGATCGAGGAGATGAGTCGTGCAGTCGCCAAGATGGCGGAGGCTCCGCTCGCAGGATGCGCGCTGTGCGCTTCCTTTCCATGAACGGTGACCTTTGCCAGGCAGTAGCCTTTGCCTGCTCGCGCAACGTGGAGAGAAGTCGGCTCTCCGATTATCGCCCGTGCAGGTTTCAACGCATTCGCCGCGATCAGATGAGCCGCGCCGATGCAGCCGATTTCTTCGTCCGCGGTGAGAACGATACGCAAACCATCCGCAAAAGCGTTGGACTCGACTTGATCGGTTGCTGCCAGTAAGCAGGCGAGAAAGCCCTTTACGTCGCATGCGCCGCAGCCATGCAGGTTCTCATTCTCGATAAATGGATCGAGCGCTTTTGTCCAGTCGACAGCGAACGGAACTGTGTCGGTGTGACAGAAGAACGCGAGATCGACATCGTTTCTGGCGACATCCTGATTCGGCGGGGCCGCGATGAGATTGACTTTCTCTGTGCCGGACGAATCGCGATAGGAGAGTCTCCGTGTCTGCCATTTCTTCGATTGCAGGAATTTCTCCGCATACTCGATGACGGCGAGATTCGAGGTCGAGGAGACGGAGGGAATTCGGATCAGGTTCAGCAGGTGATCGACAGCGGCCGTCATGCAAGTGTCTCGATGGCTGGGGCTTTTGCCCAGACCTTGCGGTATACCTCTTTGTAGCGTGCGATAATCTCCTTTTCGAATTCGTGCTTACCATCGCGAATGATCAACTTGCCATTTACCGCGACGTCGCGAATGGCAGAGGGATCCAATCCAAAGACGATAATCGACAGGAGATCTTCAGGGGAATTGCCGACGATCGATGGATGGTCAAGATCGACGGTAAAGAAGTCCGCATATTTGCCATCCGTAAGTTCGCCGGCGGCTACACTCAGCGATCGCGCACCGTGAATGGTTGCACAGTCAAGAAGACGCGCTGCGAGCGGTTGTCCGTCAATCTGATCGAGTACAGCACGTTCCTGGTGGCTGAGCCGAAGGTGATAATCCAGTTCGCGGGCATCTTCGATCAGACTTATCTGGGCTTGACTATCACTGCCGAAGGCGATGGGGATACCGGCTCGCATTGTCCGGTCAGCTGGAAAGCTTCCGTCTCCCAGGTTGCGCTCGGTCGTGGGGCAAGAGCAGATTGTGGCCCCTGCCTCCGCCATCATGCGAATCTCGTCATCGGTGATGTGGATCGCGTGAACGGCTGTCAGATTTCGCGTCAGTAGACCTTCTCTGGTCAATAATGTAACCGGAGTAGTTCCATATTCAGCCTTACATGCCGCGTTCTCTGCTACCTGCTCGGAGATGTGCATGTGCAACGGGAGCTGTTTGGCGTTCGCCCATGCTGTTAATTCGCGCAGGTCTTCCAGCGGAATCGCGCGGATACTGTGTGGCGCGATGCCCAACTGGACCTGATTGCCGGAATTGATTGGGTAGATGGCGAGGAGTGATTCCGCGTTTGCAAGAAAATCCGTCGTGTTCTCAAAGAATCGTATCTGGCCTGGATCGGTCGCTACCTGATATCCAGAACGGAAATATGCCGCTCGCAAGAGAACAATTCGTATGCCGACCGACTGGGCGGCAGCGATCACCATGCGGCTCAGAAGATTTGGGTCATCATAAGGGTGGCCGTTGGGATCGGTATGCAAGTAGTGAAACTCACCTACCGTGGTGATTCCCGCGCGCGCCATTTCGAGAAATGTCATCCGGGCAACGTCGTACACATCTTGCGGAGTGAGTTGCGCGGCAGCATGGTACATGGTTCCTCGCCACGACCAGAAGTCCTTTCCGCTGGTCACACGCGATTCTGACTTGCCGCGAATGAGCCGCTGGAATGCATGAGAGTGGACGTTGATGAGTCCGGGCAGCAATGCGCGGCGTGGCAACGATACGGTTTGCACAGGTTCGGCGGCGTGCGCGCTGATCTTGCCACGGTCATCGACCGAGAGAGCAGTATTTGATGCGAACCCGGCTCGCGTGTAAAGAGCTTCGGGTAAATAGCTGGTACTCACAACTTCTCCACGAAAAGGGATCTTGTATCAGCATACAAAACCTGAGCGTTACCCGATGCCGATATCAGAACTTCAGCGGGTGAGAATCTGTTCGAGCCTTTCGAGGCTCGGCCGTTCGCCCATGACGATGAGGAAGTCGCCGGATGAGATGTTGAAGTCAGCCGGGGGATTGAAGATTGTTTCGCCTCCCTGTTTGCGAACGGCAAGTACGATCACTCCGGATTTGTGTGATTCCAACAGTTGCCCGAGCGGTCTGCTGGTGAATTCAGTTTTGGGAGTGACACAGAGCTGTTCCATCGTGACCTTTGGTCCTATATTGCTTCTGGTAAAGTCGAGGAACTCGAGTACATGAGGTCTTAAAAGCGCGTCGGCGAGTTGTCGCCCTGCCATGGCGTATGGAGTAAAGACCGTATCGGCTCCAGCGCGGC
This genomic window contains:
- a CDS encoding (2Fe-2S)-binding protein, encoding MSADKTSHSDLPSIEREEQRSKRVTGDPGRNGITRRGFLKGAGLTAAGSTLLEGVHAFGSDVSDGSKHGVTEIGPGLTSIKLSVNGKEHAIEIEPRTTLAEALRIQMGMTGTKVICDRGTCSGCTVWLDKVPVNSCMTLAVDAIGHQVTTIEGLSVNGSPHPLQAAFVKHDALQCGFCTPGMVMSCAALLEKNPNPTTQDVRRAVAGNLCRCGTYPRIFSATLEVAGNSRKA
- a CDS encoding xanthine dehydrogenase family protein molybdopterin-binding subunit; protein product: MAIHTSENALLQEADSPDKTTADKKTVMMPVGVPGYTLQDEPREIPSDEPPVWPVNKDLKYVGRAVERWDGLAKVSGRARYTADIQLPGMLYAKFVNASVPHAKIVFVDTSAAEKYPGVKAVHVIEHVMGGAVLRDPSLEQTKYPVVRYAGQPVAAVAAVTPYAAEEAASLVKVQYEPMPFVVELDKARAKNAALVFPGVADQAGTAGGGGGPHDVPQTGNIHGPSVKKVGDIDQGFKDADVVVEGHYITQVQTHSALETHGVVADWKPELLTVWASTQGTASVREELAAFFKIPMPQVRVITEYMGGGFGAKFGAGNPGVVAAALSKKTGAPVRLMLDREEEHLSVGNRPSSDQVLRIGAKKSGEITAIHLVSYGTAGCGTGAGCAGPASNLYKYAALHTEENDVFINAGPGAAMRAPGHPQGAFALEQTIDELAVKLGMDPIDLRDKTDIHPVRRVERQIVRESDLWKARIPKAGADTGPMKRGVGLAQSVWYRFVSMNSAAEVRVHKDGSLEVLSAVQDIGSGIKTVMAQILAEQFGVPPSQVVVKAGDTNYPPGPNSGGSVTTLSLTPAVRDAAWQASQKFLADIAPALGTTPGDLVLIDGDVRSKSGKFQPLSFRRAAGKMTTDQITVQAKRIPDYDKSKYLTYGGVDVAEVEVDTEVGRIHVKRVLSVHDCGRPMNPSLVISQINGGIIQGMSYTLFENRLLDPAYGLMVNPNLDMYKIAGSREVPEIEVKLVEAYIGQSSTDASGIGEAAGVVSIGAAIGNAVYNAIRVRIRQMPMTPAVVLAALRKPEPERELA
- a CDS encoding FAD binding domain-containing protein, whose amino-acid sequence is MNSFVLANCTTVDGALSQLRDGAVIKAGGVDLLDRMKIGIEQPSKLVNIRSISGLRGIHQTDSGLTIGALTTLSEISEHPVICKQYQILSDACGSAATPHIRNMATLGGNLLQRIQCWYYRSADFECLRKGKDMCFAFDGLNQYHAIMDYGACPAVAPSSAAVALLALNASVELNSTKRGKRVLAVKDLYVTGEDDPTKFTAVGPDELLTSIMIPKPAIGTRSAYQKYGEKESFDWAIADAGVLLEMDGNICRRAVITMGAASPVVRRSSQAEAVLSGKPITEANAWAAGKAAMEGAHPLSMNAYKVELFPVAIYRTILLAAGQMDRDPSAAG
- a CDS encoding GRP family sugar transporter, encoding MYQPETYAITLSFMIISMLCWGSWANTVKLCPEYRFQLFYWDYVIGLILGSLLWGWTLGSIGGSGRSFEFDLAHSGSHSIWLAALGGIIFNVANLLLVAAIDIAGLAVAFPIGIGLALVVGAVGSYLVSPAGNPVMLFSGIALVVTAIVLDAAAYRLREATQQKMSGRGVILSLVAGLLMGCFYPFVSKAMSGVDAPGPYATSFFFALGVAACSVVANTLLMRHPLDGKSPVGMSAYASAPGRWHIWGIVGGAIWCTGAVLNFVASRAHIVGPAVSYSIGQGATMISACWGVFVWKEFSSAPPRSKTLLVWMFIFFICGLTTVALAPVF
- the rbsK gene encoding ribokinase, translating into MTSVQKPIVVVGSINIDLVANAEKIPAAGETVRGTDFQVHPGGKGANQAVAVARLGYPVQLVGKVGTDSFGDQVLSYLQQTGVDVEAVEKHRGTSGVAIIAVSPDGENSIIITPGANAHVTPDFLNMHHGAIRNAGIVLAQLEIPIETVEHLAKLCSDESVPLMLDPAPARALPDNLFPQVHWFTPNETEAAFYAAPTNQTHLSDSAQIARALLNARVENVVLKLGSRGAFLASANGFSHTIPAFPVKAVDTTAAGDAYNGAFATALMLGMEPVEAARFAAAAAAISVTRPGAQPSMPTRAEVEALLETGKGT
- a CDS encoding formylglycine-generating enzyme family protein — protein: MRLSVSRLTLVVVLLALQLPAQDTHYAQVGQQIPAPGCIAQKGAWEGGSKPCTTEDFDAWLKDITHWRTERKIRIGYSNDRYQQPAFKWAQSAFMQPQMMVQDRYFYDPVAGKYTVDRYLEDLEKRYGGIDAVLIWPTYPNMGIDNRNQHDMIRSMPGGLPGVRQMVADFHGRGVHILFPMMMWDQGTRDPGMPWPQAIAEIMKEIGADGVNGDTQDGVPLAFSLAADKSGHPLVFEPEGSPSDEALAWNVLTWGQYKFEFAPKVDRFRWLEPRHQVNISDRWNRDKTDDLQYAFFNGEGWESWENIWGIWNGITPRDEEATRRVATIERAVAPFFASEEWQPFYPTHLYGVFASKWPLGQQTVWTIVNRNEYDIAGRQISIPYAQGVRYFDLYHGVELTPEHDGDQAVLSFAMEAHGYGALLATPGEPDAPITQLMAKTKQMAAAPLSGYSHEWKPLPQHLVEIPKTEPAATAPEGMVKIPAADYVFKVEGIEIEGFNDAGVDVQYPWEDIPRRYHEHEMHIASFYIDKYPVANAEFKKFLDATHYHPSDDLNFLKDWKDGTFPDGSGNKPVTWVSQEDARAYAKWAGKRLPHEWEWQYSAQGTDGRIYPWGNDWDASKVPVPDRSRTMRGPNDVDAHPAGASPFGVMDLVGNVWQWTDEYVDEHTRGGILRGGSYYQPQGSIWYFPQAYRNDQHGKLLLMAPSYDRSGALGFRCVKDAD
- the argE gene encoding acetylornithine deacetylase — its product is MTAAVDHLLNLIRIPSVSSTSNLAVIEYAEKFLQSKKWQTRRLSYRDSSGTEKVNLIAAPPNQDVARNDVDLAFFCHTDTVPFAVDWTKALDPFIENENLHGCGACDVKGFLACLLAATDQVESNAFADGLRIVLTADEEIGCIGAAHLIAANALKPARAIIGEPTSLHVARAGKGYCLAKVTVHGKEAHSAHPASGASAILATARLISSIEELSKELASDRHNFFDPPFTTLNVGTIQGGTAKNIVPGRCEFLVEWRPIPSQPANKALDGIGEIIAGMRRGDSRFEYQVTTLRQQSGFETLANAPLVSQIADFTGRSETSIPFGSEASLLSTIAKEVVVIGPGDMRSAHSDREYVPIPELDLTVRLMAELMRRG